One Bartonella kosoyi DNA segment encodes these proteins:
- a CDS encoding tyrosine-type recombinase/integrase, protein MVSRTRTRDRLSVLSVKNLSKGKYADGAGLWLIKTAQNQGRWIFRFDFNKKRREMGLGSCSVVSLKEARLKATACRDLLHQGIDPIRKRKNEKLRQAVDSISLQKIVLSAFEAKKSELKNEGKAARWLAPLTLHVFPKLGDIAITELTQFDIKECLLPIWKTKNETASKALSRLNIAIKHAAARGIDVDMQLVPKAKALLGKFIQNVQNIPAMPWQEVPAFYQSLDDKILSNLALKLLILTGVRSYPLRYLRLEQIDKNTWTIPKENMKGIVGKVSDFRVPLSDEALKVIEKSLPFEKNGFLFAGSSGKPISDVTLSKFMKDKGFDYRPHGFRSSLRDWIAETTSTPFEIAETVLAHSVGSSVTKAYMRTDFLEQRHTLMEQWAAFITGAT, encoded by the coding sequence GTGGTTAGCAGAACGAGAACACGTGATAGACTGTCTGTCTTATCTGTAAAAAATCTATCTAAAGGAAAATATGCTGATGGAGCTGGGCTATGGCTTATCAAAACAGCCCAAAATCAAGGGCGTTGGATTTTTCGATTTGATTTCAATAAAAAACGTCGTGAAATGGGATTAGGCTCTTGTAGCGTTGTATCTTTGAAAGAAGCGAGGCTTAAAGCTACAGCTTGCCGTGACCTTTTGCACCAAGGTATTGACCCGATTCGTAAAAGGAAAAATGAAAAATTACGGCAGGCAGTTGATAGTATTTCTTTACAAAAAATAGTTTTAAGTGCTTTTGAAGCTAAAAAAAGCGAATTGAAAAATGAAGGTAAAGCAGCAAGGTGGTTAGCACCTCTTACATTGCATGTTTTTCCTAAACTTGGGGATATAGCAATTACTGAATTAACGCAATTTGATATAAAAGAGTGTTTGTTGCCTATTTGGAAAACAAAAAATGAAACAGCGAGCAAGGCTTTATCACGTTTGAATATTGCTATAAAACATGCCGCAGCACGTGGTATAGATGTGGACATGCAATTGGTACCAAAAGCAAAAGCTTTATTGGGAAAATTTATTCAAAATGTTCAAAATATTCCTGCTATGCCATGGCAGGAAGTTCCGGCTTTTTATCAAAGCTTGGATGATAAGATTCTTTCAAATTTAGCACTGAAGTTGCTTATTTTGACTGGAGTACGGTCGTATCCATTGCGCTATTTGCGTCTCGAACAAATTGATAAAAATACATGGACGATACCCAAAGAAAATATGAAGGGCATTGTAGGAAAGGTTTCAGATTTTCGCGTGCCATTGAGTGATGAAGCTTTAAAAGTGATTGAAAAATCTCTCCCCTTTGAAAAAAATGGTTTTTTGTTTGCTGGGAGTTCTGGAAAGCCTATATCTGATGTAACACTTTCTAAATTCATGAAAGACAAAGGTTTTGATTATAGACCCCATGGTTTCAGATCTAGTCTTCGTGACTGGATAGCAGAAACAACGTCAACACCATTTGAGATTGCAGAAACTGTTCTTGCGCATTCCGTTGGGAGTTCAGTGACAAAAGCTTATATGCGGACAGATTTTTTAGAACAACGACATACCCTTATGGAACAGTGGGCTGCATTTATAACAGGAGCGACCTAA
- a CDS encoding DNA-binding protein, with product MKDRSHDDAMAEIFHNDPEVAAATLDAILADGDQGELLVTLRQMAKAYGGVQAVAKAAKLNPTQLYRTLSEKGNPEFRSLNALLHTMGLRLAVQPLERPVPHV from the coding sequence ATGAAAGATCGTAGCCATGATGATGCAATGGCAGAAATATTCCATAATGACCCTGAAGTAGCAGCAGCGACCCTTGATGCAATCCTAGCAGATGGTGACCAGGGGGAACTGCTTGTAACACTTCGTCAAATGGCAAAAGCCTATGGTGGTGTTCAAGCTGTAGCCAAAGCAGCCAAATTGAATCCTACGCAACTTTATCGTACACTTTCAGAAAAAGGCAATCCAGAGTTCCGTAGCCTAAATGCGTTACTGCATACCATGGGGTTGCGTTTGGCTGTACAACCTCTTGAACGACCGGTTCCACACGTTTAA
- a CDS encoding phage regulatory protein/antirepressor Ant, with amino-acid sequence MNTLIEIRESTANSVSTQTMSSREIAELCGKQHTHIMRDIRKMLGELYSESTESKFGLSEFTGLYKDSTGRTLPCYNLPKRECLILVSGYSTALRAKIIDRWQELERQVATPQVDYSKPEALLGVLNHLQSQIEQKDHVIAELTPKAEALEGLKRSDGLFGLIEAAKMLEVRPKDLTDYLRKHDWVYRRAPGAPLLPYQDKIKKGFMDCPAITIQRPDGTEKVLPSTKITSRGLACLREQIHGGVQ; translated from the coding sequence ATGAACACACTTATAGAAATTAGAGAAAGCACTGCTAATAGTGTTAGCACTCAGACTATGTCTAGTCGTGAGATTGCTGAATTGTGCGGTAAACAACACACGCATATTATGCGTGATATTCGAAAAATGTTAGGAGAATTATACTCTGAAAGTACTGAATCCAAATTTGGATTGAGTGAATTTACAGGGTTATACAAAGATTCAACAGGTCGCACTCTCCCTTGTTATAACCTTCCTAAGCGTGAATGTTTAATTCTTGTTTCTGGTTACAGCACCGCCTTACGAGCAAAGATAATTGACCGATGGCAAGAGTTGGAAAGGCAGGTAGCAACACCACAAGTTGACTACTCCAAACCCGAAGCATTGCTTGGTGTTTTGAATCATCTACAAAGCCAAATCGAGCAAAAAGACCATGTTATTGCAGAACTAACTCCAAAAGCAGAAGCTTTAGAAGGTTTAAAACGTTCTGATGGGTTGTTTGGTTTAATCGAAGCAGCAAAAATGTTAGAGGTGCGACCAAAGGATTTAACGGATTATTTGCGTAAACATGATTGGGTCTATCGACGTGCTCCAGGGGCGCCTCTATTACCTTATCAGGATAAAATCAAGAAAGGATTCATGGATTGCCCTGCTATCACCATTCAAAGACCGGATGGTACAGAAAAGGTACTCCCTTCAACGAAAATCACATCGAGAGGATTGGCATGTTTAAGAGAACAAATCCATGGAGGTGTACAATGA
- a CDS encoding tail protein X, translated as MSDLYVTKEGDMVDAICWRYYAKGQQALAVEHVYAANFGLADYGPILKAGITIVLPILPYPKATPVIRIWGSQS; from the coding sequence ATGAGTGATCTTTACGTGACAAAAGAAGGCGATATGGTTGATGCCATTTGCTGGAGATATTATGCCAAGGGTCAACAAGCTCTTGCTGTTGAACACGTTTATGCAGCAAATTTTGGTCTTGCAGACTATGGACCGATTTTAAAAGCAGGCATCACAATCGTTTTGCCAATCCTCCCCTATCCCAAAGCCACACCGGTGATTAGAATTTGGGGCAGCCAATCATGA
- a CDS encoding lysozyme, whose amino-acid sequence MRKISPEGLALIKQWEGLRLNAYKDAIGVWTIGYGHTNNAGKPFVHKGMAITEKQAEELLCQDLRQFENAVERAVTVSLTDEQFAALVSFCYNVGTTAFCNSTLLKKLNNGEYEAIPTELQKWTKGGGKRLQGLVHRRAAEAGLWAKGAFVSSNYQTVETQAQTGIFKAEALAPIIGSFSGLGGLLAGNGPVQWALATIMVLAAGVGLFFVAKRFQEHRL is encoded by the coding sequence ATGCGAAAAATATCACCAGAAGGGCTAGCACTGATTAAACAATGGGAAGGCTTGCGTTTGAATGCCTATAAAGATGCCATTGGGGTATGGACCATTGGTTATGGACATACAAACAATGCTGGAAAACCTTTTGTTCATAAAGGCATGGCAATCACTGAAAAACAAGCTGAAGAACTTCTTTGCCAAGATTTAAGACAATTTGAGAATGCTGTTGAACGCGCTGTTACGGTTTCATTAACAGATGAACAATTCGCAGCTTTGGTTTCCTTTTGCTATAATGTAGGAACAACAGCTTTTTGCAATTCGACCCTATTAAAAAAACTCAATAACGGTGAATATGAAGCAATTCCAACCGAATTACAGAAATGGACTAAAGGCGGTGGTAAACGCTTGCAAGGTCTTGTACACCGACGTGCAGCTGAAGCAGGCTTATGGGCGAAAGGTGCTTTTGTTTCCTCGAATTACCAAACCGTAGAAACGCAAGCGCAAACCGGGATTTTCAAAGCCGAAGCTCTTGCTCCAATCATTGGTTCTTTTTCTGGGCTTGGAGGCTTATTAGCAGGCAATGGTCCAGTGCAATGGGCGCTCGCCACTATCATGGTTTTAGCCGCAGGTGTTGGTCTTTTCTTTGTTGCTAAACGTTTTCAGGAACACCGTTTATGA
- a CDS encoding phage major tail tube protein, with product MTVPVLPRVLKYFNIFVDGIPYQAKCESVTLPNLSLVVESYRGGGMDSSIEVDLGLETLTLSMTISDCSPELMALLGRTDVDISLRSSMQAQGTPAEGVVMTMRGLCKGFEMAEWQPGGKATSTATFTLQYFKYVQKDVEIVEIDVLNLIRKFNGVNQLAGHRENIGL from the coding sequence ATGACAGTCCCCGTATTACCAAGAGTTTTGAAATATTTTAACATTTTTGTCGACGGCATTCCCTATCAAGCAAAATGTGAAAGTGTCACCCTACCGAATTTGAGTTTGGTCGTTGAGAGTTATCGCGGCGGTGGCATGGATAGCTCCATTGAGGTTGATCTTGGTCTTGAAACCCTCACGCTTAGCATGACCATTTCTGATTGCTCTCCAGAATTAATGGCACTGTTGGGACGCACAGATGTCGACATCTCATTGCGCAGTTCAATGCAAGCACAAGGCACACCCGCAGAAGGTGTTGTCATGACCATGAGAGGACTTTGCAAAGGCTTTGAAATGGCAGAATGGCAACCGGGAGGCAAAGCAACTTCTACAGCAACATTCACATTGCAATATTTCAAATATGTCCAGAAAGACGTTGAAATCGTTGAGATAGACGTTCTCAACCTCATCAGAAAATTCAATGGCGTCAATCAACTCGCAGGCCACAGAGAAAACATAGGATTATAA
- a CDS encoding outer membrane protein — MNTKFLTASIFSFISPSIVQAADVVAPEEPVHPVHVVSEVVASSPFSWAGFYFGGQIGGFSSKISGTTRDVDTPLYPDEESKNKPWVPLEKQYKPELSGFVGGLYAGVNFDLGNNLIVGLDTDILLTEKKDTKTFIHTEESTSGSGTEGTEAGGSSTEGTEGTEEKSLKRAKLQGRGFSRSDPENKEEKNSLTFNHTFKQKWTGATRVRLGLSAHRVMPYIAGGIAYGQFQDVLSTVITGDESFNKTSDVTKTMVGYTLGGGVDFAMTDNLVVRAEYRYSDFGKKKFKDEIEIKYKTNDFRAGIAYKF, encoded by the coding sequence ATGAATACGAAATTTCTAACAGCATCTATTTTTTCTTTTATTTCACCTTCTATCGTACAGGCTGCTGATGTGGTGGCGCCAGAAGAGCCAGTACATCCAGTACATGTTGTTTCAGAAGTTGTTGCTTCTTCACCCTTTTCTTGGGCGGGTTTTTATTTTGGAGGTCAAATTGGTGGCTTTTCAAGTAAAATTTCTGGAACAACGCGTGATGTTGATACTCCTCTCTATCCTGATGAGGAGAGTAAAAATAAGCCATGGGTGCCCCTTGAGAAACAATATAAGCCTGAGCTTTCTGGGTTTGTAGGTGGTTTGTATGCGGGTGTTAATTTTGATCTTGGTAATAATTTGATTGTTGGGCTTGATACGGATATCCTTTTAACGGAAAAAAAGGATACAAAAACTTTCATCCATACTGAAGAATCTACTAGTGGGTCTGGCACTGAAGGAACTGAGGCTGGTGGATCGAGCACTGAAGGAACTGAAGGTACAGAAGAGAAAAGTTTGAAAAGGGCAAAACTACAGGGGCGAGGCTTTTCTCGATCTGATCCAGAGAATAAAGAAGAAAAAAATAGTTTAACTTTTAATCATACATTCAAACAAAAATGGACGGGTGCGACACGGGTGCGTTTAGGGTTATCTGCTCATCGTGTGATGCCTTATATTGCAGGTGGTATCGCCTATGGACAATTTCAAGATGTTTTGTCGACAGTCATTACAGGAGATGAATCCTTTAATAAGACATCGGATGTGACAAAAACGATGGTTGGTTATACTCTTGGTGGTGGTGTTGATTTTGCGATGACAGATAATCTTGTTGTACGTGCGGAATATCGTTATTCAGATTTTGGTAAAAAGAAATTTAAAGACGAAATTGAAATTAAATATAAGACGAATGATTTCCGTGCAGGAATAGCTTATAAATTCTAG
- a CDS encoding phage tail assembly protein codes for MTIQQSVTHQLLIPITFEGKEHTTITLQRPKTKDLQAIDKKEGVEQTIAMIARLSGWPHEAISELDINDLSSIGEILESFIKRRDTLTGKPPQNS; via the coding sequence ATGACTATACAACAAAGTGTTACCCATCAATTGCTTATCCCTATTACCTTTGAAGGAAAAGAGCACACCACAATTACCTTACAGCGCCCCAAAACAAAAGATTTGCAAGCCATTGATAAAAAAGAAGGTGTAGAGCAAACAATCGCTATGATCGCACGCCTTTCTGGATGGCCGCATGAAGCTATCAGTGAACTTGATATCAATGATTTGTCAAGCATTGGAGAGATCTTGGAGTCTTTTATCAAACGGCGGGATACCTTGACTGGGAAACCGCCGCAAAACTCATAG
- a CDS encoding contractile injection system protein, VgrG/Pvc8 family, with protein sequence MKPFCTVMANGEDITRILMDYVLSIEITDEAEDKSDRITIELDDRARESDNGFLDIPLIGTIISVTLGYEGGKNRDMGAYLIDEISVSSPPQSLSVTGRAASMNTSYRTPKSQSYHQQTLGNIIQEIAQRNGYTPKVDPALAKIVVRHIDQTSESDMAFATRLAEDYDAVAKPVDGKLVLAKRGEGKAITGETLPVVVIHEKQCTSWDFKYSARDEAGAANGLATDAGDDQKAAADAREPEEVDDSEDVIHMDKSDAPNLPKAETEAKTPENQEQEEEKKGGVLATYHDIRTGEKKEVKVGQAPFHELKYTYHNQSEAVAAIAAYRNKSSRGKSSFSCDIGGDPFVQAEAKLVHEPPFRPYIPAEWRIKSVKHKLDKTGGYTTKIDCELFDETQEDAAKNVANTTPDKDDTLDPNAPPNACDEGEGVIHMDEEDR encoded by the coding sequence ATGAAACCTTTTTGCACAGTAATGGCAAATGGAGAAGATATTACACGCATACTTATGGACTATGTTTTGTCGATTGAAATTACGGATGAAGCAGAAGATAAAAGCGACCGCATCACCATAGAACTTGATGACCGCGCGCGTGAGAGCGACAATGGCTTTCTTGATATTCCTCTCATCGGAACAATCATTTCTGTCACACTTGGCTATGAAGGCGGTAAAAATCGGGATATGGGAGCCTATCTGATTGATGAAATCTCTGTAAGCAGCCCCCCACAAAGCTTAAGCGTGACAGGACGCGCCGCCTCCATGAACACGTCTTATAGAACACCCAAAAGCCAATCCTATCACCAGCAAACCCTTGGCAATATCATTCAAGAGATAGCACAGCGCAATGGCTATACCCCCAAAGTTGATCCTGCTCTTGCAAAAATTGTTGTGCGTCACATTGATCAAACTTCTGAGAGCGATATGGCTTTTGCCACACGCCTTGCAGAAGACTATGATGCGGTAGCAAAACCCGTTGATGGCAAGCTTGTTTTGGCTAAACGGGGTGAAGGCAAAGCCATCACTGGTGAAACACTGCCCGTCGTTGTCATCCATGAAAAACAATGTACCTCTTGGGATTTTAAATACAGTGCACGCGATGAAGCAGGTGCCGCCAATGGCTTAGCAACAGATGCAGGAGATGACCAAAAAGCCGCCGCTGATGCACGAGAACCAGAAGAAGTTGATGACAGCGAAGATGTGATCCATATGGATAAAAGTGACGCCCCCAATTTGCCTAAAGCAGAGACGGAAGCCAAAACACCTGAAAATCAAGAGCAAGAAGAAGAGAAAAAGGGCGGTGTACTTGCCACCTATCATGATATCCGCACTGGTGAAAAAAAGGAAGTCAAGGTTGGTCAAGCACCGTTTCATGAACTCAAATACACCTACCACAATCAATCAGAAGCTGTTGCGGCTATTGCTGCTTATCGCAACAAATCATCACGTGGGAAATCTTCTTTCTCATGTGATATTGGTGGTGATCCCTTTGTGCAAGCAGAAGCAAAGCTTGTTCATGAGCCCCCTTTCCGCCCCTATATTCCAGCAGAATGGCGCATCAAAAGCGTCAAACACAAGCTTGATAAAACAGGTGGTTACACCACAAAAATAGATTGTGAACTTTTTGATGAAACCCAAGAAGACGCTGCAAAAAACGTAGCCAATACCACACCAGATAAAGATGATACCCTTGATCCAAACGCCCCACCTAACGCATGTGATGAAGGCGAAGGCGTTATCCATATGGACGAGGAAGATAGATAA
- a CDS encoding phage tail protein, with amino-acid sequence MMLALGSFIFSIETAAYQTLDMSYGVPWVEQGRLGRKAALQLPAVANAEFSLTGVIYPDFKGGYRQLEYLRQMAHNGPHILVTGQGKILGKFVILSVEEKQSIFHQNGTPKKQEFTIKLREYGEEL; translated from the coding sequence ATGATGTTAGCTTTGGGTAGTTTTATCTTTTCCATTGAAACGGCCGCTTATCAAACCCTTGACATGTCTTATGGTGTTCCATGGGTCGAGCAAGGGCGTTTGGGGCGCAAAGCAGCACTTCAATTGCCTGCCGTTGCAAATGCGGAATTTTCTTTAACCGGTGTGATCTATCCAGATTTTAAAGGCGGTTATAGACAACTGGAATATTTGCGACAAATGGCACATAATGGTCCTCATATTCTTGTGACGGGTCAGGGAAAAATTTTAGGAAAGTTTGTCATTCTTTCTGTAGAAGAAAAGCAAAGCATTTTTCACCAAAATGGGACCCCAAAAAAACAAGAATTTACAATAAAATTGAGAGAATATGGTGAAGAGCTATGA
- a CDS encoding phage tail protein — protein sequence MSEKVADAKVRLSLEDELTAPLKRVQKQFDTLSKKLSHSLGIPRFSAAVKNMTKSLHGVQSALGTAASRASVFTGVLGLAGGGLVASVTALTMKTMHLGDSLYHASHHLGMSVASLQLWGDAADNSGTSAELFQQSLAVLNRRSAQAYAGQKRGMMGFEALGISVKNASGKLKSNSLLLEEITDKMSKMKNQAQRQHIAALLFGGDGKEMASMLSQGMAPIKELFAKARKGKWLIGADVARYAADLSDKLGAFKKKIGGIASFIGARFMPVINDMVDGFSKLIDENRDLIQTTVASWAKTLRKVFQDLLNPTSDLRKGISDLTERIKGWFQWLEPLIGEITLFKVGLVALGSFIFGPLITALAAVGAAFVSLGYAMMTTPIGWLIGGIATLAVLYKYWDKLNGWIAASLAVVGTILIGSFIAAMVPAASAVAGLAVSLVTSLIPAITAVGSAFISLGVAIMTTPIGWIMAGIAALIGIGYLLYKNWDTVISFISKLWDSFASLCSNVFNNLLALFKNFSPLSWISKKINELIEWLFGVDLMEAGSNLIGGLWDGIKSKWNALSDWFSNQTQKLTSWIPGFGGKKSEFKATIDKTSTKTIKTFTNQTKAPVKRMLDTAVVTNTPPEKRKSGFNTGGVETRHMEAPNAKVGSLKAPKPITVHKPIEIDARVMISNLNISVPNGLKDEIRAAVNQALERYAKQQRLAIASSLSD from the coding sequence ATGAGTGAAAAAGTTGCCGACGCAAAGGTGAGATTGTCTCTTGAAGACGAACTCACCGCGCCTCTTAAACGTGTACAAAAGCAATTCGATACGTTGTCAAAAAAATTATCCCATAGTTTGGGTATTCCGCGCTTTTCTGCTGCTGTAAAAAACATGACAAAAAGTCTTCATGGTGTTCAAAGTGCTCTTGGTACAGCGGCAAGCCGTGCTTCGGTCTTTACCGGTGTCTTAGGGCTTGCTGGTGGGGGGCTTGTGGCAAGTGTAACCGCCCTCACCATGAAAACCATGCATCTGGGGGATAGTCTTTACCATGCCTCACACCATTTAGGTATGAGTGTTGCATCACTTCAATTATGGGGGGATGCAGCCGATAATTCAGGCACTTCTGCCGAGCTTTTTCAACAATCCTTAGCGGTTTTAAATAGGCGTTCGGCACAAGCATATGCCGGACAAAAAAGAGGCATGATGGGCTTTGAAGCGCTTGGTATTTCTGTCAAAAATGCTTCTGGCAAACTCAAATCAAATTCTCTCTTACTAGAAGAAATTACCGACAAGATGAGTAAGATGAAAAATCAAGCACAAAGACAGCACATTGCTGCCTTACTGTTTGGTGGAGATGGTAAAGAGATGGCATCCATGCTCTCACAAGGCATGGCACCCATTAAAGAGCTGTTTGCAAAGGCGAGAAAAGGAAAATGGCTGATAGGTGCCGATGTTGCACGCTATGCCGCAGATTTAAGTGATAAGCTTGGTGCCTTTAAGAAAAAAATAGGTGGTATCGCGAGCTTTATTGGCGCACGCTTTATGCCCGTGATCAATGATATGGTTGACGGTTTTTCAAAGTTGATTGATGAAAACCGTGACCTCATTCAAACAACCGTTGCGAGCTGGGCTAAAACCTTAAGAAAAGTCTTCCAAGATTTGCTTAATCCTACCTCAGATTTAAGAAAGGGCATCAGTGATCTTACAGAGAGGATTAAAGGCTGGTTCCAATGGCTAGAACCTCTGATTGGTGAAATAACTCTTTTCAAGGTGGGACTTGTCGCTCTTGGTTCCTTCATTTTTGGTCCACTCATTACCGCATTAGCAGCCGTGGGAGCCGCATTTGTTAGCCTTGGCTATGCTATGATGACCACCCCTATCGGTTGGCTCATTGGCGGTATTGCAACACTTGCTGTACTCTATAAATATTGGGATAAACTCAATGGCTGGATAGCAGCATCTTTAGCTGTAGTTGGAACAATTCTTATCGGATCATTCATTGCAGCAATGGTCCCGGCTGCTTCCGCAGTTGCGGGTCTTGCGGTATCTCTTGTAACTTCACTTATTCCAGCAATAACCGCCGTTGGTTCTGCTTTTATATCGCTTGGTGTTGCTATCATGACCACACCTATTGGCTGGATAATGGCTGGCATTGCAGCCCTTATTGGAATTGGATATCTGCTTTATAAAAATTGGGACACAGTCATAAGCTTTATAAGCAAGTTATGGGATTCTTTTGCGAGCTTATGTAGTAATGTTTTTAATAACCTCTTGGCGCTCTTTAAAAACTTTTCACCACTCTCTTGGATTTCGAAAAAAATCAATGAACTCATTGAATGGCTGTTCGGTGTCGATTTAATGGAAGCAGGCTCCAATCTGATTGGGGGATTATGGGATGGCATAAAAAGCAAATGGAATGCTCTGTCTGACTGGTTTAGCAACCAGACCCAAAAATTAACCAGTTGGATACCTGGCTTTGGAGGAAAAAAATCAGAATTTAAGGCTACAATCGACAAAACTTCAACGAAGACCATTAAAACCTTTACCAATCAAACCAAAGCCCCTGTCAAAAGAATGCTTGATACAGCCGTGGTTACAAATACCCCCCCTGAAAAACGCAAGAGTGGTTTTAATACAGGGGGCGTTGAAACAAGGCATATGGAAGCTCCAAATGCAAAAGTGGGTTCCCTCAAAGCTCCCAAGCCCATTACCGTTCATAAGCCGATAGAAATCGATGCCCGCGTGATGATTTCAAATTTAAATATTTCCGTCCCCAATGGTCTTAAAGATGAAATCCGCGCCGCCGTTAACCAAGCCCTTGAACGCTATGCCAAACAGCAACGCTTGGCTATAGCCTCTAGCCTTTCGGATTAA
- a CDS encoding type II toxin-antitoxin system RelE/ParE family toxin: protein MFEIRHYLTSDGKDLIADWLRKLRDVQAKTAIIRRLNRLEQGNFGDFKPLRDGVYELRMNIGPGYRIYYAQSGKTVLLLLCGGTKKTQNTDITRACACWYDWQNRED from the coding sequence ATGTTTGAAATACGTCACTACCTTACCTCTGATGGCAAAGACTTGATAGCTGATTGGCTGCGAAAGCTCCGTGATGTGCAGGCTAAAACTGCAATTATTCGCCGTCTTAATCGTTTAGAGCAAGGAAATTTTGGCGATTTCAAGCCGCTTCGTGATGGTGTCTATGAACTGCGTATGAATATTGGTCCTGGTTACCGAATTTATTATGCTCAGTCTGGAAAGACTGTATTATTGTTATTATGCGGTGGTACCAAAAAAACACAAAACACCGATATCACTCGTGCATGTGCTTGTTGGTACGATTGGCAAAACCGTGAAGATTAA